CCCGCTGGGAGAGGGAAGCTAGATTGAGTTCCCCTGCGATTGAGAGAAGGGTTTAGGGGATGAGGGTAAACCCCAGCAGACAAGCCAGAAGAGCTTTCTGGGCGTGCATCCGATTTTCAGCTTGATCCCAAATGCGGGACTGTTGCCCCTCCATCACGCCTTCAGTAATCTCTTCGCCCCGGTGGGCGGGGAGACAATGCAACACGATCGCCTCGGGATCAGCCACCGCGAGGAGGGTCTCATTCACCTGGTAAGGCTGGAAAATGGGAATGCGATCGTCCGCTTCGCCCTCTTGCCCCATACTGGCCCAGACATCGGTATAGAGAATCTGGCTCCCTTCAACGGCAGCCAGCGCATCATGGGTAACGACAATCTCTGTGGGGGTTCCCGTACCCGCACGCAGCGCAGCCAATTGTTGGGCCTGGGCAACAATCTCGGGATGGGGTTCATAATCGGGAGGAGTGGCCACCCGCACGTGCATCCCGGCTAAGGCACAGCCCAACAGTAACGAATGGGCGACATTATTCCCATCCCCCAGATACGCTAATGTCAGGCCCGCCAATTCACCAAAGGCTTCCTGAACCGTCAGGAGATCCGCTAACGTTTGACAGGGGTGTTCCCAATCAGTGAGGGCATTGATCACCGGGATTTGGGCGTAGTCAGCATAGGTTTGCAGTTCATCCTGACCATAGGTGCGAATGGCCAAAATATCCAGATAGCGATCGAGCACCCGAGCCGTATCCGCGATCGGTTCCCCCCGACCAACCTGGGTTACCGTGGGGTTGAGGTCTAGGACCTGTCCCCCCAGTTGGTACATGGCCACCGAAAAGCTCACACGGGTACGGGTAGAGGCTTTGGAAAAGAGCAAACCGAGAATGGGGGAGCGCTGCTGAGGGCCAACACGACACTGGGCATGAAGGGTCCCCGCCTTCATCTGGGTTGCCAGTTGCAACAGCCCTTGCATTTCCGCCAGACTCAGGTCGGCAAAGCTGAGAAAATCCCGTCCTTTTAGCTGTGCAACACTCATGAAGGTTTCCCAAAAATTTCAGACAATGACTGCGAGGTAGGTGGGAGACACGGCCATTCTCCGCCCCAAAGTCCCCTCAAGATATCACGCCCGCGAATCCCTGTCTTGGGCTGGACCTTGGGCTGGACGGTGAAGGTAATCTGCCCCTGACATCATCCCACCCCCTACCACTTAGCCCAGCCCCTACAGAACCGCAAACCCCTGCTTCAAAAAGCTTGGGTCCACTCATAAACTTGATACTCGGTCCAGATCCCATGTTGCCAATAGGGATCATTTTCAATTAAACGCCGCACCACAATCTCATCATCAGCCTCGTAGATCCCGAAAACCTTGGTTAAATCAGTTGTGGGTCCCAAGGTGACCAGGGTACCTGCGGCTTTTTGGGCTGCAAGACCATCCAGGTGAGCTTGGCGGTAGGGTGCCCGCCGTTCTAAAACATTTTCGCAGTAGCTTCCCCACATGACGTATTTCGGCATAACTCAGTCCTATCCCTCAGTAATGTCGGTAAAGATGTGTGTCAAGCTGCTGACACAACCTCTATCGTATACCCCCCCAGGGTATGGGTGGGGCGATTCCCCTGGAGAGATGCGACGCAACCCCAGACACAGGCCGGGAACCGTAGAAAATCGGTAGCGTCTGAAAGGGTCGATGCGCGTGCGTTACCATCGGCAGTGGGTTACCCTTTCTGCTAGCCTGCTAGTGACACCCTTCGGTCACGTTGCAAACGGCATTCTGTAGATTGAGCAATGGCAATCTCTAGTTAAGAGGCAAACCAATGGCACTGACTCCAGATACTCGCAATAGCCGTCTCCTTGCTACGAATGGGGATGACAATGAGACCCTGACTCCCAATCAGTTGAATCCCTATCCCAGGGGGGTCTGGATGCTCAGCGGTAATGACACGTTGCGGGGATCAGCTAGTAGTGAATTGATCTTGGGCAATCAGGGTCGGGATGAATTACGCGCTGGGGATGGGGACGATCGCCTCCTAGGGGGTAAAGATAACGATTTTGTCCTAGGGGACGGGGGCAATGACATCCTGCGTGGGGACTTGGGGGACGATTCCCTCGAAGGGGGACCAGGCAGCGATACGATGCGGGGAGGTAAGGGAAACGACAATCTGTTTGGAGGAGATGGCAACGATATTCTGGTGGGGGATATCGGTGTCGATACCCTCAATGGTGGTTTGGGTAACGATACGTTGGTGATTCAGGAGCGTGAGGCGAGCTTCGATCTAGCCCAGGCCGATCGCTTCTTTTTTGTGCCAGGTGAGGATGTGTTGGCCTTGACGGGGGATGTGATCTATCAAGATCTGCGCTTTGAAGGGGGTGTGAATTTAGGCGGGGGCAGTGCAAACGATACGATTATTCGGGATTTCGACGGCAGTGTGCTGGCGATCGTCTTCGATATCAATCCTAATAATTTCATTGCCGCTGACTTCATCCGGTTATCGGATGCAGATCTCAATGCCCTGGGACGGTTTACAATTTGAGCTTACAATTTGAACCTTGCGGTTTGACCCCCCATTAGGGGAATCGTTTCAAAACTGGCTGTGAATATGCGTCACCGTCTTGACCGGACACTTCTTCAGTGGCTTGCCCTCGGAAAACGATTCGCCCACGGAGACACGGTGCGAATGCGCCTGGGCAGGGGTCACTTGATCCCGTTCTTCGTGCTGTGGGGCGTCCTGCTTACGGTGTTTACCGGATGGATGAGTGTGCCGGTTTGGGCGGCTGAGGTTATGCCGCCTAGGGTGGCACTGTCTGAACCACAGGTTACTCGCCCGGTGGATGGGGAAACCCTGTTTCGGCAAGCGTTTATGGCCCTGCAAACGGGTGATTTTGCCAGTGCCGATCGTTATTGGACTGAGGCGATTGAACAGTTCCCTGATAATCCTGCGGCCTGGAGTAACCGGGGGAATATCCGAGTGGCCCAAAACCAACTCACGGAGGCGATCGCCGACTATAACCGGGCGATCGAACTGGCCCCGGATGAACCAGCCCCCTATCTGAATCGGGGGATTGCTTTGGCCGGATTGGGACAATGGCAAGCGGCGATCGCCAACTATAACCAGGTGTTGACCCTCAATGCCCAGGATGCGGATGCCTACAATAATCGCGGAAATGCCTATGCCGGATTAGGGGATTGGCCCGCCGCGATCGCTGACTATCAACAGGCCATCAGCCTCCGACCCACAGATGCAACGGCCCAGACGAATTACGCCCTTGCCCTTTACCAAACTGAGCAGGCAGCAGAAGCGCTGCAACGCCTGCGCCAGATTGTGCGTAAATATCCCAACTTTGCAGATGCCCGTGCAGCCTTAACCGCCATCCTGTGGCAACAGGGCCAACGGGGGGAAGCCGAAAGTAATTGGGTTGCCGTAGTGGGGTTAGACTCCCGGTATCAGGATCTCCAATGGGTCCGCACGATTCGCCGCTGGCCCCCGGCCCTGGTAGCGGCGCTCAAGCAGTTTTTGCAGGTGCAGTAAGCTGATCAGAGGACTAAGGGATTAGCCAATCTTCGATCTGAAGGTGGGGAATATTTTCAAAGTGCCTGCGGTTGTGGGTGACGACGATCGCGCCTAAATTGCGGGCAATGGCAGCAATCATGGCATCCTGTTTGCCCGTTGGTTTGCCTAGTCGCTTGAGTTCCCCCTCAATCAGTCCAAATTCCTTGGCGGCTGAGAGATTAAAAGGCACGATCGGCACCAACGCTAGGAAGCGCTCTAATTTAGCCAGATTTGCGGCGATCCGTTGCGATCGCCTAACCCCAGCGTACAACTCGGCAACCGCAATCGTCGGAACGTAGGCTGATTGGCCCTTATCGTCAAAATTGGCAAGCGCGATCGGGTCCTCGTTGATAATCGCGATACATATAGATACATATGAAAAATAGATACATATGAAAAATGATCGCCCGGAACGGCTGGCCCTAACCCAAACGATCTTGACAACCCCGCAGGCAGCAATCAAACCAAGGCCACGGTGCGGCAAGCCTGGTAAGGTGCCCCCATGACCTCATTCAGCGGGCTGGGGAACTGGCGGTAATTGGCTGGCAAATTGACGGAGGGCCTCATCGTAGCGATCGCCCGCGACCCAATCCAAATCATTATGGCCAGCCCCTTCGACCCACAGGGCTTGCTTGGGTTCCGCAGCCGCATTGAAGAGCGCTTGGCCATGCCAAAGGGGAATTACCTCGTCCTGGGTGCCATGCAGAATTAAGATCGGCACCCGTACCCGCCGCAAACGGGCTAGATTCGGGAATTTATCAAAGGGGAAAATCGGGATACGCGTCACAACCCGAAAGATTGAGACAAACGTACTTTCTAAGATCACGCCGCCAACTGAATGCTGGCTAGCCAAGTACAGACTGGGTCCTCCCCCCACGGAACGCCCATAGACAATAATCTGCTGGGGCGGCACCTGAGCCACTTGGGTAAGGTAGTCATAGGCCGCAACGATCGCCCGCTCTGCATTGCCCACGGTTGCCCTACCCTGACTGAGGCCATAGCCGGGATAATCATAGGCAAAAACGGCAAACCCCAGACGATACCAGCGATTGAGGATAGGCTCAACTTCGCCCAAGTCCTCAGCGTTGCCGTGGCTGTAGAGAAGCGTATAGGCTGCATCGGGATGGGGGAGATAGCGGGCTGCGAGTCGGATGTCCTCGGTCAGGGGCACCCAAACCAGTTGCCCCTGATCCTGATAAGTCGCTGGGGGGGGCAGGAAAATTTGGCGATCGGTAAAAAACCAGGCCCAAGTCCCCAACGCCCCATAGATCAACAGGGCCGAACTAATGAGCCGCGACCAGGAGAAGTCACCGATTAACAGTTGTTTCCAGGCGATCGCCATTGACTCAGGGGGTTAGGAGGCTGAGGACACTCAAATTTTAGGCAGAACTAGGACAAACTGGAGACCTGGGGAATTCCCTGCTCATCAGCAGTGCGGCAAGGATAAACCCACAAATCCCCGTAAAACTCTTCCTGAGAGAGTTCCACCCGTGACTGGGCCGACAGTAACAGTAAGGCCCAAAAAGCGCCCACCCGATCATGGCCATTATGGGGTGGGGCTGGGGTTGGGGCTGGCAGGGCGCTAGCAAAGGCCGTCCAGTGTTCGACTAACTGTTCAAACGCCAACCCTTCCTCACTGGCGGCCAAGTTGGACCAACAGTAATCCAAAAATTGCTCCAACGCGATCGCCACCTCAGCCAGATTTTCCTGGTGGGCCAGTTGGCTAATTGCTCGCAGGGCCTGCCGTCGGGACTGGGGTTTAGGACGGGGCGATCGCACCGGCGCCGGACGGGCTTCCATCGCTGCTGCCATCAGGTTAAGTTGGTCGATCAACTCCTGCAGGGTCACGCGCCGACGGGCCGGTGGGGGGGCACTGGCTCGCCGCCGGAGGTACGTTTCTAGGTTGGTCAGACGCTCAACGCCACTGAAGGAATTAGAATCAAAGCATTCTAGGACTTCTGGTTCATCCACATCGGCCTGGGATTCCAGGGCTGCCAGCCGTTCCGCCTTGAGCAAAATCAACATTGAGGCGTAGAGAAAGACTTGCCCCGACTGGGACAAATTGGCCTCGTAGCCACTGGGATCAGGCGTAATGCGACTGGCCAGTTCGGCCAAGACACGATCAATCACCTCAATCACCTGTACATCCCAGGGATCAATTTCGCCCCGTTCCGCTAGGTCGATCAGAACCGCGATCGCACTTTGGGCTAGGGATGTGGACATGTTGTCAGGCTCTTGTCAGGGGGAGTCAGAGCATTCTGATCATGAGGATTCCGAGGGCGTGGCCAGCTCCGCCACATCAGGAGTTAAACCGGGGGCAACCCCAACCGGCGGGAGGCGCCGGCGGTCTTCGAGTTGCCGTTGATACACCTGAAGTTGCTGTTGCAACTCACGGATCTGGGCTTCCTGGCGGCGACAGAGCTGCCGCTCCTGGCGTTGGCTCAGCAGCCGTTGCAGGCTGGCTAGGGTGCTAAATACCCAGGCCAGGAATGCACCAACCCCCATGCTAACAATGAGGACTATACACAGGGGGGCACTCACCACCCGATCCGCGGTCAAAGCCACGGCAACGGGATCAGGATTCTGCAGGCTAAAGAAAACGAGGCCCAAAACAACAGCAAAGATCAGCAAAAAATTCAGGGGTTGCATGGTTTCCAAAGGCACGCTACGCTTTCAGGATTGAACCGCGATCGCGTCGTGTTCAGTCTAACAACCCGCCTCATTAAACCGCAATGGCGATTGCTGCGGCGATCGTT
This DNA window, taken from Trichothermofontia sichuanensis B231, encodes the following:
- the argF gene encoding ornithine carbamoyltransferase, encoding MSVAQLKGRDFLSFADLSLAEMQGLLQLATQMKAGTLHAQCRVGPQQRSPILGLLFSKASTRTRVSFSVAMYQLGGQVLDLNPTVTQVGRGEPIADTARVLDRYLDILAIRTYGQDELQTYADYAQIPVINALTDWEHPCQTLADLLTVQEAFGELAGLTLAYLGDGNNVAHSLLLGCALAGMHVRVATPPDYEPHPEIVAQAQQLAALRAGTGTPTEIVVTHDALAAVEGSQILYTDVWASMGQEGEADDRIPIFQPYQVNETLLAVADPEAIVLHCLPAHRGEEITEGVMEGQQSRIWDQAENRMHAQKALLACLLGFTLIP
- a CDS encoding tetratricopeptide repeat protein, which translates into the protein MRHRLDRTLLQWLALGKRFAHGDTVRMRLGRGHLIPFFVLWGVLLTVFTGWMSVPVWAAEVMPPRVALSEPQVTRPVDGETLFRQAFMALQTGDFASADRYWTEAIEQFPDNPAAWSNRGNIRVAQNQLTEAIADYNRAIELAPDEPAPYLNRGIALAGLGQWQAAIANYNQVLTLNAQDADAYNNRGNAYAGLGDWPAAIADYQQAISLRPTDATAQTNYALALYQTEQAAEALQRLRQIVRKYPNFADARAALTAILWQQGQRGEAESNWVAVVGLDSRYQDLQWVRTIRRWPPALVAALKQFLQVQ
- a CDS encoding type II toxin-antitoxin system VapC family toxin, whose amino-acid sequence is MIAACGVVKIVWVRASRSGRSFFICIYFSYVSICIAIINEDPIALANFDDKGQSAYVPTIAVAELYAGVRRSQRIAANLAKLERFLALVPIVPFNLSAAKEFGLIEGELKRLGKPTGKQDAMIAAIARNLGAIVVTHNRRHFENIPHLQIEDWLIP
- a CDS encoding alpha/beta hydrolase encodes the protein MAIAWKQLLIGDFSWSRLISSALLIYGALGTWAWFFTDRQIFLPPPATYQDQGQLVWVPLTEDIRLAARYLPHPDAAYTLLYSHGNAEDLGEVEPILNRWYRLGFAVFAYDYPGYGLSQGRATVGNAERAIVAAYDYLTQVAQVPPQQIIVYGRSVGGGPSLYLASQHSVGGVILESTFVSIFRVVTRIPIFPFDKFPNLARLRRVRVPILILHGTQDEVIPLWHGQALFNAAAEPKQALWVEGAGHNDLDWVAGDRYDEALRQFASQLPPVPQPAE
- a CDS encoding YciI family protein encodes the protein MPKYVMWGSYCENVLERRAPYRQAHLDGLAAQKAAGTLVTLGPTTDLTKVFGIYEADDEIVVRRLIENDPYWQHGIWTEYQVYEWTQAF
- a CDS encoding LapA family protein, whose protein sequence is MQPLNFLLIFAVVLGLVFFSLQNPDPVAVALTADRVVSAPLCIVLIVSMGVGAFLAWVFSTLASLQRLLSQRQERQLCRRQEAQIRELQQQLQVYQRQLEDRRRLPPVGVAPGLTPDVAELATPSESS
- a CDS encoding calcium-binding protein; amino-acid sequence: MALTPDTRNSRLLATNGDDNETLTPNQLNPYPRGVWMLSGNDTLRGSASSELILGNQGRDELRAGDGDDRLLGGKDNDFVLGDGGNDILRGDLGDDSLEGGPGSDTMRGGKGNDNLFGGDGNDILVGDIGVDTLNGGLGNDTLVIQEREASFDLAQADRFFFVPGEDVLALTGDVIYQDLRFEGGVNLGGGSANDTIIRDFDGSVLAIVFDINPNNFIAADFIRLSDADLNALGRFTI
- a CDS encoding segregation/condensation protein A; the protein is MSTSLAQSAIAVLIDLAERGEIDPWDVQVIEVIDRVLAELASRITPDPSGYEANLSQSGQVFLYASMLILLKAERLAALESQADVDEPEVLECFDSNSFSGVERLTNLETYLRRRASAPPPARRRVTLQELIDQLNLMAAAMEARPAPVRSPRPKPQSRRQALRAISQLAHQENLAEVAIALEQFLDYCWSNLAASEEGLAFEQLVEHWTAFASALPAPTPAPPHNGHDRVGAFWALLLLSAQSRVELSQEEFYGDLWVYPCRTADEQGIPQVSSLS